From a region of the Haematobia irritans isolate KBUSLIRL chromosome 4, ASM5000362v1, whole genome shotgun sequence genome:
- the nes gene encoding lysophosphatidylcholine acyltransferase 3 protein nessy, protein MKDPIEDGSGGGLVAGLAEKVGAPEAAMRLLITLLAGYPIAFLYRFLIQPQSKSVHHMFFAISGFILCFFNYGMDTYHSFLCILITYVLIHLLHNSPTQLVIVNFIFHMVYLLIGYYFTESNEYDILWTTPHCVLTLRMIGFVFDVTDGLKAKEKLSKDQLECCLEKTPTLLELSAYAYFPGSFLVGPQFPYKRYQRFIDGEFRQYKGFVKTGMLRFVMGLTYLGIRQVGAMMLPDNYFLTDAYRNQPFVWRLIYLGLWGKFSLYKYISCWLLTEGALMCLGFTYNGKSADGSDDWYGCSNVKLYLLETGSTMEHYVKSFNVNTNHWVASYVYKRLKFLNNRTISYAAALSFLAVWHGFHSGYYMSFFMEYLIVTTEKQIEDTYQKAIVPNYSGIVSSTPFKLLKIVALKSYNLIYMGWCLTPFIFLSFDRWLEVFKAVNYFGFLYLAIWFVILQIYKRQKSLNKTRERVASKATDLSPTISGSRQSNEHGTKSTDLSPNLEDNKKEN, encoded by the exons ATGAAAGATCCCATTGAAGATGGAAGCGGAGGAGGTCTTGTAGCTGGTCTGGCAGAAAAAGTTGGAGCTCCAGAGGCTGCCATGCGTTTATTGATAACCCTTCTGGCAG GATATCCCATTGCATTTCTATATCGTTTTCTAATACAACCCCAATCGAAATCTGTGCATCATATGTTTTTCGCTATTAGTGGTTTTATCTTGTGCTTCTTCAATTATGGCATGGATACTTATCATTCATTTCTTTGTATATTGATAACCTATGTATTGATACATTTGCTGCACAATTCTCCAACACAACTAGTCATAGTTAATTTCATATTTCACATGGTGTATCTTCTGATCGGTTACTATTTCACGGAGAGCAACGAATACGATATTTTGTGGACAACACCTCATTGTGTATTAACTCTGAGAATGATTGGTTTTGTGTTCGATGTAACGGATGGTCTTAAAGCTAAAGAGAAATTATCTAAAGACCAATTGGAATGTTGTTTGGAGAAAACGCCTACCTTATTGGAGCTATCGGCCTATGCTTATTTCCCCGGTTCATTTTTAGTGGGTCCACAATTTCCTTATAAACGCTATCAGCGATTCATCGATGGCGAATTTAGGCAATATAAGGGCTTTGTTAAAACTGGCATGTTGCGTTTCGTAATGGGTCTCACCTATTTGGGAATACGTCAAGTGGGAGCAATGATGCTGCCCGATAATTATTTTCTAACCGATGCTTATCGCAATCAACCATTTGTATGGCGTTTAATATATTTGGGACTATGGGgtaaattttcattatataaATACATCTCTTGCTGGTTGTTGACCGAGGGTGCCCTCATGTGTTTGG gtTTTACATATAATGGCAAATCTGCGGATGGAAGTGATGATTGGTATGGTTGTTCGAATGTAAAATTGTATCTTCTGGAGACGGGTAGCACAATGGAACATTACGTTAAATCTTTTAATGTAAATACAAATCATTGGGTTGCCTCGTATGTCTACAAACGCTTGAAATTCTTGAATAATCGTACAATAAGTTATGCAGCTGCTTTATCATTCCTAGCTGTGTGGCATGGATTTCATAGTGGCTATTATATGTCATTCTTTATGGAATATTTAATTGTGACAACAGAAAAACAG attgaggACACATACCAAAAAGCCATTGTACCCAACTACAGTGGCATTGTTAGTTCAACGCCATTTAAATTGCTAAAAATCGTAGCACTTAAatcttataatttaatttacatgGGCTGGTGTTTGACCCCTTTTATATTCTTAAGTTTTGACCGTTGGCTTGAAGTATTCAAGGCTGTCAATTATTTTGGATTTCTATATTTGGCCATATGGTTTGTTATACTTCAGATATACAAAAGACAAAAATCGCTAAACAAAACTCGAGAGCGAGTGGCGAGTAAAGCAACAGATCTCTCACCAACAATTAGTGGAAGCCGCCAAAGCAATGAACATGGTACCAAATCTACTGATTTATCACCAAATTTGGAAGataataaaaaggaaaattaa
- the Arl1 gene encoding ADP ribosylation factor-like 1 isoform X1 produces MGGVLSYFRGLLGSREMRILILGLDGAGKTTILYRLQVGEVVTTIPTIGFNVEQVTYKNLKFQVWDLGGQTSIRPYWRCYYSNTDAIIYVVDSADRDRIGISKDELLYMLREEELAGAVLVVLANKQDMEGCMTVAEVHHALGLENLKNRTFQIFKTSATKGEGLDQAMDWLSNTLQSRK; encoded by the exons ATGG GAGGAGTTTTAAGTTATTTTCGTGGTTTATTGGGATCACGAGAAATGCGTATCCTAATTCTGGGTCTCGATGGAGCTGGCAAAACCACAATACTTTACCGTCTGCAAGTGGGAGAAGTTGTGACCACAATCCCTACAATAGGATTCAATGTGGAGCAagtaacatataaaaatttaaaatttcaagtatGGGATTTGGGAGGACAAACAAGCATACG ACCCTACTGGCGTTGTTATTATAGTAATACAGATGCTATCATTTATGTGGTAGATTCAGCAGACCGTGATAGAATAGGCATTTCCAAAGACGAACTATTGTATATGTTAAGG GAGGAAGAACTTGCCGGTGCCGTCTTGGTAGTTTTAGCCAACAAGCAAGATATGGAAGGTTGTATGACTGTGGCGGAAGTTCATCATGCTTTAGGTTTGGAAAATCTGAAGAATCGcactttccaaatttttaagacgTCAGCGACCAAAGGCGAAGGTCTCGATCAGGCCATGGATTGGCTCTCCAATACACTGCAGAGTCGTAAATAG
- the Arl1 gene encoding ADP ribosylation factor-like 1 isoform X2, with product MRILILGLDGAGKTTILYRLQVGEVVTTIPTIGFNVEQVTYKNLKFQVWDLGGQTSIRPYWRCYYSNTDAIIYVVDSADRDRIGISKDELLYMLREEELAGAVLVVLANKQDMEGCMTVAEVHHALGLENLKNRTFQIFKTSATKGEGLDQAMDWLSNTLQSRK from the exons ATGCGTATCCTAATTCTGGGTCTCGATGGAGCTGGCAAAACCACAATACTTTACCGTCTGCAAGTGGGAGAAGTTGTGACCACAATCCCTACAATAGGATTCAATGTGGAGCAagtaacatataaaaatttaaaatttcaagtatGGGATTTGGGAGGACAAACAAGCATACG ACCCTACTGGCGTTGTTATTATAGTAATACAGATGCTATCATTTATGTGGTAGATTCAGCAGACCGTGATAGAATAGGCATTTCCAAAGACGAACTATTGTATATGTTAAGG GAGGAAGAACTTGCCGGTGCCGTCTTGGTAGTTTTAGCCAACAAGCAAGATATGGAAGGTTGTATGACTGTGGCGGAAGTTCATCATGCTTTAGGTTTGGAAAATCTGAAGAATCGcactttccaaatttttaagacgTCAGCGACCAAAGGCGAAGGTCTCGATCAGGCCATGGATTGGCTCTCCAATACACTGCAGAGTCGTAAATAG